From Deinococcus malanensis:
CGCCGCAGGCTGCGCGCCAGAGGATCAGGACCGTTGTAGCCAAGCTCCCGCGCGGCCTTGAGGATCCGCTCGCGCAGCTCTGGAGACAGCTGGTCCGGGCGGTTGTAGGCGTTGCTGACTGTAGCGACCGAGACCCCCAGGTGCCGGGCCACATCCTTGAGGGTGACCCGGCCACTGCCGGCAGACCCCGGGCCCGGACCGGAGCCAGCGGGAGGTATAGCAGGCGGCATGCCGGAATGCTAGCGTACAGAGAGCTGATCTGAAACGTTTCAGATCAATCCTCCCTTCTGCCCGAGGTTCCCTGCTGTGTCTGCCGTTCCCCTGCCTGATCCTGCCCGCGCCGAGCGGGCCCGCCGCGCCGTGAGCGCCATTTTTCTGATCAACGGGGTGCTGTTCGCGACCTGGGCCGTCAATATTCCCGGCATCCGCGATCAGCTGAGCCTGACCGAAGCGCAGCTTGGAATCGCCCTGCTGGCCGTGGGTCTGGGCAGCCTGGCCAGCATGCCGCTCACAGGCGGCTGGACCGCGCGCTGGGGCAGTCACCGCGTCACTGCCGTTATGGCTGTGGCCTGCATGCTGTCGCTGGCCCTGCCTTTCCTGACGCCCAGCCTCCTGGCGCTCTCAGTGGCGCTGCTGGTGCTGGGGGCGATCAACGGCAGCCTGGACGTGGCCATGAACGCTCAGGGCGTCACAGTCGAGCGCCGCCTGAGCCGTCCCATCATGAGCCGGCTGCATGCCTATTTCAGCCTGGGTGGGGTTCTGGGCGCTGCGCTGGGGACCGCGCTGGTGGGGCGTGTGCCCATGCTCACCCATGTGTTGCTGGTCGTGATCCTGACCACCATAACTGCTTTCTTTTCCGGCCGAGTGCTGCTGCCCGACAGGATCGAGCCAGAGGCTCGGGAGCCGGGTTCTGCCCCACGCTCCGCTGCCGGCCTGAGCCCGGCCGTGCTGCTGCTGGGCAGCCTGTGCTTCCTGGGCATGTTTGCCGAGGGCGCCAACTACGACTGGGCGGCGCTGTATTTCCGGGATGTGCTGGAGGTCCAGGGCGGAGCCACCGGGCTCGGCTATGCGGCGTTCGTGACGGCCATGACCCTGGGCCGCTGGTTTGGCGACCGCCTTCGCGCCCGACTGGGGGACGAGGCCACTGTCCGCGGAGGTTCGCTGATTGCGGCTGCCGGGCTGGGTCTGGCGCTGCTGGCCCGCGATCCACTGCTGGCCACGCTGGGTTTCGCACTCTCGGGGCTGGGGCTCAGCAATGTGGTGCCGGTCATGTACGGCACGGCCGGGCATGCGCTGGCCGGACGCGGTATCGCGCAGGTGGCGACCATCGGATATGGGGGATTTCTGCTGGGCCCGCCCGTCATTGGCTTCGTGGCGCACGAGATCGGCCTGTCCGGTGCCCTTGGCTTGGCGCTGGCAGGGGCGGCCCTGGTGGCCCTGCTGGGAGGGCAGGCCTTTGCCCTGGTGCGGTCCAGGGCCGCGCAGCCTCTGGATGCCTGATGCCGTTGTCCGAGAAAGACCGCTAGAAAGACAGGTGGCTGAGAGCCTTGTACTCAGGACTGCCTGACTATGAACCCCCTGGTACCCGGCGAACCGGCAGGCTGACCCAGCCGCGCCGCGAGAGCCAGCGCAGGGCCACC
This genomic window contains:
- a CDS encoding MFS transporter, which translates into the protein MSAVPLPDPARAERARRAVSAIFLINGVLFATWAVNIPGIRDQLSLTEAQLGIALLAVGLGSLASMPLTGGWTARWGSHRVTAVMAVACMLSLALPFLTPSLLALSVALLVLGAINGSLDVAMNAQGVTVERRLSRPIMSRLHAYFSLGGVLGAALGTALVGRVPMLTHVLLVVILTTITAFFSGRVLLPDRIEPEAREPGSAPRSAAGLSPAVLLLGSLCFLGMFAEGANYDWAALYFRDVLEVQGGATGLGYAAFVTAMTLGRWFGDRLRARLGDEATVRGGSLIAAAGLGLALLARDPLLATLGFALSGLGLSNVVPVMYGTAGHALAGRGIAQVATIGYGGFLLGPPVIGFVAHEIGLSGALGLALAGAALVALLGGQAFALVRSRAAQPLDA